A single genomic interval of Bradyrhizobium sp. sBnM-33 harbors:
- a CDS encoding DMT family transporter, protein MQHFFLYLLALCAGVSVATQQVLNGNLRTALSSPAWAGLVSYAVGLITMIVAVIALRERVPSWKTMADVPWYAWSGGVFGAAFILLAILLLPSLGAATLFALVIAGQVLAAVTLDHFGAFGLTPHPLSTARLAGAVLLIAGVVLIRE, encoded by the coding sequence GTGCAACATTTCTTCCTCTATCTCCTTGCCCTCTGCGCTGGCGTCAGCGTCGCGACCCAGCAGGTGCTCAACGGCAACCTGCGCACGGCGCTTTCGTCGCCGGCATGGGCGGGGCTGGTCAGCTATGCCGTCGGTCTCATCACTATGATCGTTGCGGTGATCGCACTCCGCGAGCGCGTGCCGTCCTGGAAAACAATGGCCGATGTGCCGTGGTATGCGTGGTCCGGCGGCGTGTTCGGCGCCGCGTTCATCCTGCTGGCGATCCTCTTGTTGCCCTCGCTCGGCGCAGCGACGCTGTTTGCGCTGGTCATTGCCGGCCAGGTGCTCGCTGCCGTGACGCTCGACCATTTCGGCGCGTTCGGGCTGACGCCGCATCCCCTCAGCACCGCGCGTTTAGCGGGCGCGGTCCTCCTCATCGCCGGCGTCGTGTTGATCCGGGAATGA
- a CDS encoding tetratricopeptide repeat protein → MLRGLLIVAVVWAVAPTPAAAQSADLVLCDRIAADPSDPDRPAGVRGTNEIAASDIATAIRYCRIAANASRRAMYQLGRAYAANGQAAEAMAAWRKAADKGSTSAMVELGVLYGTGTGVARDEAQARKLFERAAQAGNPRGVSNLAAVGGGGASSDPARARELLSKVAETNAEAQYQLGMMLAEGNGGTKDDAAARALFEKAAAQNHPAALERMGAFAQAGRGGSKDAEAAKAYYQRAAALGDEDAKKALERLRCPYAIKDKRGNLVTNLCF, encoded by the coding sequence ATGTTGCGAGGCCTGCTGATTGTTGCTGTCGTCTGGGCCGTGGCGCCGACGCCGGCGGCTGCGCAATCAGCCGACCTCGTGCTGTGCGATCGCATTGCCGCCGACCCGTCCGATCCCGACCGGCCGGCCGGCGTGAGGGGGACAAACGAGATCGCGGCTTCCGATATTGCTACTGCCATCAGATATTGCAGGATTGCCGCGAACGCGTCGCGGCGCGCGATGTATCAGCTTGGGCGTGCCTACGCCGCCAACGGGCAAGCGGCCGAAGCGATGGCGGCTTGGCGCAAGGCGGCCGACAAGGGGTCGACTTCGGCGATGGTCGAACTCGGCGTGCTCTACGGAACCGGCACCGGCGTTGCGCGCGACGAGGCGCAGGCGCGAAAGCTGTTCGAGCGCGCCGCTCAGGCCGGCAATCCGCGCGGCGTCAGCAATCTCGCCGCGGTGGGCGGCGGAGGCGCCTCATCAGACCCGGCGCGTGCGCGCGAACTGCTGTCGAAGGTGGCCGAGACAAATGCCGAGGCGCAGTATCAGCTCGGCATGATGCTGGCTGAGGGCAATGGCGGAACGAAGGACGATGCGGCGGCTCGCGCGCTATTCGAGAAGGCAGCCGCGCAAAACCATCCGGCTGCCCTGGAGCGGATGGGCGCCTTCGCGCAGGCGGGCCGCGGCGGCTCAAAGGATGCGGAAGCTGCCAAGGCCTACTATCAGCGCGCCGCCGCACTGGGCGATGAGGATGCGAAGAAAGCGCTGGAGCGGCTGCGCTGTCCCTACGCGATCAAGGACAAGCGCGGAAACCTGGTAACGAATCTATGCTTCTGA
- a CDS encoding substrate-binding domain-containing protein, giving the protein MADAVRMLSTLALKGAVQALAGQYQAAGGVRIDADFAPTLALLDRLRAGEAADVVILTREGLDEVAREGRVVTETCVDLARSFVGIAVKAGAAHPDITTEAAVRATLLGARSVAYSRLGASGILFAKLIEQLGIASDINARALIIPQGFTAEKLVTGEADLAVQQISELKQVRGIEVVGPIPRELQTPAVFSAGRMAATKKPAEVDRLLRFLASPAVAPALRESGLEP; this is encoded by the coding sequence ATGGCTGATGCCGTGCGCATGCTCTCGACGCTGGCGTTGAAGGGCGCCGTGCAAGCCCTGGCCGGCCAGTATCAGGCGGCCGGAGGCGTACGCATCGACGCCGATTTCGCGCCCACACTGGCGCTGTTGGACCGGCTGCGGGCGGGCGAGGCCGCGGACGTCGTCATCCTGACCCGCGAGGGACTGGACGAGGTCGCGCGTGAGGGGCGGGTGGTCACGGAGACTTGCGTGGATCTGGCCCGCTCCTTCGTCGGCATCGCCGTGAAGGCCGGGGCGGCCCATCCCGATATCACGACCGAGGCGGCGGTGCGCGCGACGCTACTCGGCGCGCGCTCGGTGGCGTACTCGCGGCTTGGCGCCAGCGGCATTCTGTTCGCAAAGCTGATCGAACAGCTCGGCATCGCCTCCGACATCAATGCGAGGGCGCTGATCATTCCGCAGGGCTTTACCGCTGAGAAGCTAGTGACCGGCGAGGCCGATCTCGCCGTCCAGCAGATCAGCGAATTGAAGCAGGTCAGGGGCATCGAGGTGGTTGGACCCATTCCGCGCGAACTGCAAACGCCCGCGGTGTTTTCCGCCGGGCGCATGGCGGCGACGAAGAAGCCGGCCGAGGTAGACCGGCTGCTGCGATTTCTTGCGTCACCTGCGGTCGCACCGGCATTGCGCGAGAGCGGGCTCGAGCCTTGA
- a CDS encoding GrlR family regulatory protein, whose protein sequence is MFEGFYKVRFQLGASVGRSVMYARDSKMLGGNSAFAHIGTYEKRDDGVDIVIQTVRHNPDPNYRAMAGTDDATLLAKGRADGSLYRFEGGLKELPGVAFHSVMTPLEQEVIPIAGSVGEGGIVNGLYSIHVRLLDGVEGGLTGVMLLNDGRILGGDASFYYLGTYTSENGRWKGQILNQEHTPAMGENPIFGGHEVGIGFSGSCDEQGALLEATALAGKRSLRMTAVLKLMRRV, encoded by the coding sequence TTGTTTGAGGGATTTTACAAAGTCAGGTTTCAGCTTGGCGCTTCGGTCGGCCGCAGCGTGATGTATGCGCGCGATAGCAAGATGCTGGGCGGCAATTCGGCCTTCGCCCATATCGGTACTTACGAAAAACGCGACGACGGCGTCGATATCGTGATCCAGACCGTGCGCCACAATCCGGACCCGAATTACCGCGCGATGGCCGGTACCGACGATGCCACCCTGCTGGCGAAGGGCAGGGCAGACGGCAGCCTCTACCGCTTTGAAGGGGGCTTGAAGGAGTTGCCCGGCGTGGCGTTCCATTCGGTGATGACGCCGCTCGAGCAGGAGGTCATCCCGATCGCCGGCAGCGTCGGCGAGGGCGGCATCGTCAACGGCCTCTATTCCATCCACGTTCGCCTGCTCGACGGCGTCGAGGGCGGCCTGACCGGCGTGATGCTGCTCAATGACGGTCGCATCCTCGGCGGCGACGCATCCTTCTACTATCTCGGCACCTACACCTCGGAGAATGGCCGCTGGAAAGGCCAGATCCTCAATCAGGAGCACACGCCCGCCATGGGCGAGAACCCCATCTTCGGCGGCCATGAAGTCGGCATCGGCTTTTCCGGTTCCTGCGATGAGCAAGGCGCGCTTTTGGAGGCGACCGCGCTCGCCGGCAAGCGCAGCCTTCGCATGACCGCAGTGCTCAAGCTGATGCGCCGGGTATAG
- a CDS encoding glutamine synthetase beta-grasp domain-containing protein, with product MTKYKLEYIWLDGYTPTPNLRGKTQIKEFDKFPTLEQLPLWGFDGSSTMQAEGHSSDCVLKPVAVYPDAARENGALVMCEVMMPDGKTPHPSNKRATILDDEGAWFGFEQEYFFYKDGRPLGFPSDGYPGPQGPYYTGVGYKNVGDVARKIVEEHLNLCLAAGINHEGINAEVAKGQWEFQIFGKGSKTAADQMWMARYLMLRLTESYGIDIEFHCKPLGDTDWNGSGMHANFSTKYIREVGGKEYFEKLMAAFEKNLMDHIAVYGPDNDKRLTGKHETAPWNKFSYGVADRGASIRVPHSFVNNGYKGYLEDRRPNSQGDPYQIASQILKTIAEVPTGAKAAAA from the coding sequence ATGACCAAGTACAAGCTCGAGTATATTTGGCTCGACGGCTACACGCCGACGCCGAATCTGCGCGGCAAAACGCAGATCAAGGAATTCGACAAGTTCCCGACGCTGGAACAGCTTCCGCTGTGGGGCTTCGACGGCTCGTCCACCATGCAGGCCGAAGGCCACAGCTCCGATTGCGTGCTGAAGCCGGTAGCCGTCTATCCGGATGCTGCGCGTGAAAACGGCGCGCTAGTGATGTGCGAAGTCATGATGCCCGACGGCAAGACCCCGCACCCCTCGAACAAGCGCGCGACCATCCTCGATGACGAAGGCGCCTGGTTCGGCTTCGAGCAGGAATATTTCTTCTATAAGGACGGCCGGCCGCTCGGCTTCCCGTCGGACGGTTATCCGGGTCCGCAGGGCCCGTACTACACCGGCGTTGGCTACAAGAACGTTGGCGATGTCGCCCGCAAGATCGTGGAAGAGCATCTCAACCTCTGCCTCGCCGCCGGCATCAACCACGAAGGCATCAACGCCGAAGTGGCGAAGGGCCAGTGGGAATTCCAGATCTTCGGCAAGGGCTCCAAGACCGCTGCCGACCAGATGTGGATGGCTCGCTACCTGATGCTGCGCCTGACCGAGAGCTATGGCATCGACATCGAATTCCACTGCAAGCCGCTCGGCGATACCGACTGGAACGGCTCCGGCATGCACGCCAACTTCTCGACCAAGTACATACGCGAAGTCGGCGGCAAGGAATACTTCGAGAAGCTGATGGCTGCCTTTGAGAAGAATCTCATGGACCACATTGCCGTTTACGGGCCGGACAACGACAAGCGTCTGACCGGCAAGCACGAGACCGCGCCCTGGAACAAGTTCAGCTACGGCGTGGCTGACCGCGGCGCCTCGATCCGCGTGCCGCACTCCTTCGTCAACAATGGCTACAAGGGCTATCTGGAAGACCGCCGCCCGAACTCGCAGGGCGATCCCTACCAGATCGCGTCCCAGATCCTGAAGACGATCGCAGAAGTGCCGACCGGCGCCAAGGCCGCCGCGGCCTAA
- a CDS encoding DUF2735 domain-containing protein, producing MINPSLNHGSATIYQFPAGGRAALGGRRYGETKAVTEFAAQPVNLADCSDSWYHAAAIEDAKTERDH from the coding sequence ATGATAAATCCGAGTTTGAATCACGGGTCAGCCACGATCTACCAATTCCCAGCCGGGGGCCGGGCGGCTCTCGGGGGACGCCGCTATGGCGAGACCAAAGCCGTGACCGAATTTGCGGCCCAACCGGTCAACCTCGCGGACTGCAGCGATAGCTGGTACCACGCCGCGGCGATTGAGGACGCCAAGACCGAGCGGGATCACTGA
- a CDS encoding MliC family protein, giving the protein MNRRNITIFGAALGLAAVATMPSQASAQSSFRNYRCVDGSQFTVGFFQYDKRAHLQLDGKAVTLPKRWALSGARYQGKGVTLRITKAGITTLKHARRRTTTCEQT; this is encoded by the coding sequence ATGAATCGGCGGAACATCACGATTTTTGGCGCGGCGCTAGGCCTCGCCGCGGTTGCAACCATGCCTTCACAGGCGTCGGCGCAGTCCAGCTTCCGGAATTATCGTTGCGTCGACGGGTCGCAGTTCACGGTCGGATTTTTTCAATACGACAAGCGTGCCCATCTGCAACTCGACGGCAAGGCGGTGACGCTGCCCAAGCGCTGGGCGCTGTCGGGGGCGCGTTATCAGGGGAAGGGCGTGACCTTACGGATCACCAAAGCTGGGATCACCACGCTCAAGCACGCCAGAAGGCGGACCACGACGTGCGAGCAGACATGA
- a CDS encoding tyrosine-protein phosphatase, producing MSDSPARHLNLAGASNFRDLGGYPTSDGRIVRWRQIFRSNHLGHLTEGDVRVLRELGVRSAFDFRGTEERAAALCGMPEITVHSLPVEPTVVAALRAIAASGTPLSTDHAVEVMRDSYRSYVQRNTQHFRTLFAHLLEDRAPLVIHCTAGKDRTGFACALILHTLGVSEDIISEDYLLTNRFYSRDPNHSSDLPENVKQVLGTVQASFLAAAFEAIDADYGDLESYLRDGLGLGKAERASLEARYLQD from the coding sequence ATGTCAGACTCCCCTGCCCGCCATCTCAATCTTGCCGGCGCCAGCAACTTTCGCGATCTCGGCGGCTATCCCACAAGCGACGGCCGGATCGTACGCTGGCGGCAGATTTTTCGCTCCAATCATCTTGGCCATCTCACCGAAGGCGATGTCCGCGTCCTGCGGGAGCTGGGCGTCCGCAGCGCGTTCGACTTTCGCGGCACCGAGGAACGCGCCGCCGCCCTGTGCGGCATGCCCGAAATCACCGTTCATTCACTCCCGGTCGAGCCGACGGTGGTCGCGGCGCTGCGCGCCATCGCAGCTTCCGGCACGCCGCTGTCGACGGACCACGCCGTCGAGGTGATGCGCGACTCCTACCGCAGCTATGTGCAGAGGAATACGCAGCACTTCCGGACGCTGTTTGCACATCTACTGGAAGATCGCGCGCCGCTGGTGATCCATTGCACCGCCGGCAAGGATCGCACCGGCTTTGCGTGCGCGCTGATCCTGCATACGCTCGGTGTTTCCGAGGACATTATTTCGGAAGACTATCTCCTGACCAACCGCTTCTACAGCAGGGACCCCAATCACAGCAGCGACCTGCCCGAGAACGTCAAGCAGGTGCTGGGTACGGTGCAGGCCTCGTTTCTCGCCGCCGCCTTCGAGGCCATCGACGCCGACTATGGCGATCTCGAAAGCTATCTCCGCGATGGTCTTGGTCTCGGCAAAGCCGAACGTGCCAGCCTCGAAGCGCGCTATCTGCAGGATTAA
- the fabG gene encoding 3-oxoacyl-ACP reductase FabG, translating into MDGKVIVVTGALGALGRVVVDEALAQGARIASVDHAPTQAPATADLFELGGVDLTDAAVAKKAIDAAAAHFGKLDALLNIAGGFAFETVADGDPKTWQRMYALNVMTALNASRAAIPYLASSGAGRIVNIGAMGALQAGAGTGAYAASKAGVHRLTEALAAELKGKITVNAVLPSIIDTAANRASMPKADFTKWVTPKELADVILFLASDAASAVTGALLPVNGRV; encoded by the coding sequence ATGGATGGAAAAGTCATTGTCGTGACGGGCGCGCTGGGTGCGCTCGGCCGGGTGGTCGTGGACGAAGCGCTGGCGCAAGGCGCCAGGATTGCGAGTGTTGACCATGCACCGACCCAAGCCCCGGCCACGGCGGATCTGTTCGAACTCGGCGGCGTCGACCTCACCGACGCGGCGGTAGCCAAGAAGGCGATCGACGCCGCGGCCGCGCATTTCGGCAAGCTCGACGCGCTACTCAACATCGCCGGCGGATTCGCCTTCGAGACGGTGGCGGATGGCGATCCCAAAACCTGGCAACGGATGTACGCGCTCAACGTGATGACCGCGCTCAACGCCTCGCGCGCGGCGATCCCGTATCTCGCCTCATCAGGCGCCGGACGCATCGTCAATATCGGCGCAATGGGCGCGCTGCAGGCGGGCGCCGGCACGGGCGCCTACGCCGCCTCCAAGGCCGGCGTGCATCGTCTGACCGAGGCGCTCGCCGCCGAACTCAAGGGCAAGATCACAGTCAATGCCGTGCTGCCGTCGATCATCGACACCGCGGCCAACCGCGCCAGCATGCCGAAAGCCGATTTCACCAAATGGGTGACGCCGAAGGAACTGGCCGACGTGATCCTATTCCTCGCCAGCGACGCGGCCAGCGCCGTCACCGGCGCGCTGCTGCCGGTGAATGGGAGGGTTTAA
- a CDS encoding DUF2161 domain-containing phosphodiesterase, whose amino-acid sequence METALYLPVKRFLEKLGFTVKGEVGGCDLVALSGDDPPIVVIGELKLSFNLELILQAVDRAGAADEVWLAAKLSARGKGRESDARYRNLCRRLGFGMLAVTSTGDVEVLVKPPTSAPRRDPKKRSRLIAEHQKRKGDPVMGGSTRAPIMTAYRQQALACASALSGGPRRVRDLRAEIPDAGKILLHNVYGWFERAERGIYLLTDAGHAALKRWPQQPLDLAAAGNPSP is encoded by the coding sequence TTGGAAACCGCCCTTTATCTTCCTGTCAAACGCTTCCTCGAAAAGCTCGGCTTCACCGTCAAGGGCGAGGTCGGCGGCTGCGATCTTGTGGCGCTGAGTGGCGACGATCCGCCGATCGTGGTGATCGGTGAACTGAAGCTTTCCTTCAACCTGGAACTGATCCTGCAGGCGGTCGATCGCGCCGGCGCCGCCGACGAGGTCTGGCTTGCGGCTAAATTATCCGCCCGCGGCAAGGGCCGCGAAAGCGACGCGCGGTATCGCAATCTCTGCCGCCGGCTTGGCTTCGGCATGCTCGCCGTCACCAGCACCGGCGATGTCGAAGTGCTCGTCAAGCCACCGACGTCAGCGCCGCGCCGCGATCCCAAAAAGCGCTCGCGGCTGATCGCGGAGCACCAGAAGCGCAAGGGCGATCCCGTCATGGGCGGATCGACGCGCGCGCCGATCATGACGGCGTACCGCCAGCAGGCGCTGGCCTGTGCCTCCGCGCTGTCCGGCGGGCCACGGCGCGTCCGGGATTTGCGGGCGGAGATTCCCGATGCCGGAAAAATCCTGCTGCACAACGTTTATGGCTGGTTCGAACGCGCCGAGCGCGGCATCTACCTGCTGACTGATGCCGGCCATGCCGCGCTGAAGCGCTGGCCGCAACAGCCGCTGGATCTGGCTGCCGCCGGCAATCCTTCGCCATAA
- a CDS encoding GNAT family N-acetyltransferase, with the protein MYLTVIAAALADSSVRTLSQQEELPLLRDHLLRLDRTSRRDRFHGFMDDSFIERYAEKCANDGTTIIAFFENGVVRGAAELHPPDQSPDSLPEIAFSVEASVRRRGVGSILFRKLIAVARAKGYKSLRITTGAQNEAMRALASKFGAQLVFRHGESTGTIDLTKYDQAELATSWIDSVLKATRKAVAFNRSYRRMLLRMAGTAPSEWGAS; encoded by the coding sequence ATGTACCTCACCGTTATTGCGGCTGCGCTTGCCGATAGCAGCGTGCGCACGCTGAGCCAGCAGGAAGAACTGCCGCTATTGCGCGATCACCTGCTGCGGCTCGACCGCACCAGCCGCCGCGACCGTTTCCATGGCTTCATGGACGACAGCTTCATCGAGCGCTACGCCGAGAAATGCGCCAATGACGGCACGACGATTATCGCCTTCTTTGAAAACGGCGTGGTTCGCGGAGCCGCGGAGCTGCATCCGCCGGACCAGTCACCGGATTCGCTTCCCGAGATCGCCTTCAGCGTCGAAGCATCGGTGCGGCGGCGGGGCGTCGGCAGCATCCTGTTCCGCAAGCTGATCGCGGTGGCGCGGGCCAAGGGCTACAAGAGCCTGCGGATCACCACCGGCGCGCAGAACGAGGCGATGCGCGCGCTCGCCAGCAAGTTTGGCGCGCAGCTTGTCTTCCGCCACGGCGAATCTACCGGCACGATCGATCTGACGAAGTATGATCAGGCAGAACTTGCGACGTCCTGGATCGACAGCGTGCTGAAGGCGACACGTAAGGCCGTAGCTTTCAACCGCAGTTATCGGCGAATGCTGCTTCGTATGGCCGGGACCGCCCCGTCCGAGTGGGGCGCCTCTTAA
- a CDS encoding helix-turn-helix domain-containing protein codes for MAVVLDTRSCLPERRLAVWQDIVCDTFVGLDCKSDMRGAFWGSVSQSRIGQIALTQVDSTAQRVFRTPSRIARASEDFVLMALGNNGVNGVFQDGREAVVSAGQFVIYDTTRPYELRFDDSFSQTIFQMPRKLLQQRVGSFDGLTATTFAGDRPLERLTYDFARNVSKTVELVDPAAATRLLDQALDLLAMTLADRLHARLPDQSAHRSALLYRLKNHILTHLSDPELSLPRASAAVGISPRYASDLMAAERSSFRSYVQAQRLERCKRDLADPAHQARHIGEIAFAWGFNDLAHFSRIFKQRFGVSPREWREQPNK; via the coding sequence GTGGCTGTCGTGCTCGACACCAGATCTTGCCTTCCGGAGCGCCGGCTTGCGGTGTGGCAGGACATCGTCTGCGACACCTTTGTCGGGCTCGATTGCAAATCGGACATGCGTGGCGCGTTTTGGGGCTCGGTGTCGCAATCCAGAATCGGGCAGATCGCGCTCACGCAGGTCGATTCCACGGCACAGCGGGTATTCCGCACACCGTCTCGCATAGCCCGTGCCAGCGAAGATTTCGTGCTGATGGCGCTGGGCAACAACGGCGTGAACGGCGTGTTCCAGGACGGCCGCGAGGCAGTCGTCTCTGCGGGACAATTCGTCATTTATGACACCACCCGACCCTACGAGCTGCGCTTCGACGACAGCTTCTCGCAGACGATCTTCCAAATGCCGCGCAAATTGCTGCAACAGCGCGTCGGCTCGTTCGACGGTCTGACCGCGACGACGTTTGCAGGCGATCGTCCGCTCGAACGGCTGACGTATGATTTCGCACGCAATGTGAGCAAGACCGTCGAGCTGGTTGATCCCGCCGCCGCAACGCGCCTACTCGACCAGGCGCTCGACCTGCTGGCGATGACGCTTGCCGACCGGCTGCATGCCCGGTTGCCGGACCAGTCGGCCCACCGGTCGGCGCTGCTCTATCGCCTCAAAAACCATATCCTGACGCATCTTTCCGATCCCGAATTATCGCTGCCGCGCGCTTCGGCGGCAGTCGGAATCTCGCCGCGTTATGCCAGCGATCTGATGGCCGCCGAACGGTCCTCGTTCCGCAGCTACGTGCAGGCGCAGCGGCTGGAGCGCTGCAAGCGTGATCTTGCCGACCCGGCCCACCAGGCCCGGCACATCGGCGAGATTGCCTTTGCGTGGGGCTTCAACGACCTCGCTCATTTCAGCCGCATCTTCAAACAGCGCTTCGGCGTCTCGCCGCGCGAATGGCGCGAGCAGCCGAACAAGTAA
- a CDS encoding carbon-nitrogen hydrolase family protein encodes MGLVHQKYKVAVVQAAPIFLDLDATVDKTIKLIEEASAKGAKLIAFPETFIPGYPWQIWLGAPAWAIGRGFVQRYFDNSLAFDSLQAEKIRLAVKRAKLTAVLGLSERDGGSLYIAQWLIGPDGETIAKRRKLRPTHAERTVFGEGDGSDLAVHDRADVGRLGALCCWEHLQPLSKYAMYAQNEQVHVGAWPSFSLYDPFAHALGHEVNNAASKVYAVEGSCFFLGPCAVVSQAMIDELCDTPEKHAFLHAGGGHAVIYGPDGSSLAEKLPPDQEGILYADIDLGMIGVAKNAADPAGHYSRPDVTRLLLNTTRANRVEHFSLPIDAEVMSEIRLQA; translated from the coding sequence ATGGGTCTGGTTCATCAGAAATACAAGGTGGCGGTGGTTCAGGCGGCGCCGATCTTTCTCGATCTCGATGCGACCGTCGACAAGACCATCAAGCTGATCGAGGAAGCGTCCGCGAAAGGCGCCAAGCTGATCGCGTTTCCCGAAACCTTCATCCCCGGATATCCGTGGCAGATCTGGCTTGGCGCACCTGCCTGGGCGATCGGCCGCGGTTTCGTGCAGCGCTATTTTGACAATTCGCTAGCCTTCGACAGCCTGCAGGCGGAAAAGATCCGCCTAGCCGTGAAACGCGCAAAGCTGACGGCCGTGCTCGGGCTGTCCGAACGCGATGGTGGAAGCCTCTATATCGCGCAATGGCTGATCGGTCCCGATGGCGAGACCATCGCCAAGCGCCGAAAGCTGCGGCCGACCCATGCCGAACGCACCGTGTTCGGCGAAGGCGACGGCAGCGATCTTGCGGTTCACGATCGTGCCGACGTCGGACGGCTCGGCGCACTGTGCTGCTGGGAGCACCTGCAGCCGCTGTCGAAATACGCGATGTACGCCCAAAACGAACAGGTGCATGTCGGTGCCTGGCCGAGCTTTTCGCTGTACGATCCGTTCGCGCATGCGCTTGGCCATGAGGTCAATAATGCCGCCAGCAAGGTCTATGCGGTCGAGGGCTCATGCTTCTTCCTGGGCCCCTGCGCGGTCGTTTCGCAGGCCATGATCGACGAACTCTGCGACACTCCCGAAAAACACGCATTCCTGCATGCCGGCGGTGGCCACGCCGTGATCTACGGGCCGGACGGCAGTTCGCTGGCCGAGAAACTGCCGCCCGACCAGGAAGGCATTCTGTACGCCGACATCGATCTCGGCATGATCGGCGTGGCGAAGAACGCCGCCGATCCGGCCGGGCATTATTCGCGGCCCGATGTTACGCGGCTGCTGCTCAACACCACGCGCGCCAACCGCGTCGAGCATTTCTCGCTTCCCATCGATGCCGAGGTCATGAGCGAAATCAGGCTGCAGGCTTGA
- a CDS encoding phenylacetaldoxime dehydratase family protein produces the protein MESAIPAHLQTARTRHRRVGEDYTPPYPSFVARHKPSVTRVVMAYFGIQSRGALSVAAEQASARLASDFAAADGPSHWDRASYVDEAGFTNFVTVAYWDERQKFDRWFPAARERWTGGQRTNDGFGTFIEALYPSVEGYETLFSSLGRPEGVAVLADGMSGEVLEHAYWGGMRDRIPLSQTSEMAPSGSARAIRDGARIRIIPHDNLCLIRSGQDWGDTEATERKMYLGDVEPVLRAGMDFLRDQGRAIGCYANRYMTVIGPDGARVEKSYGMSWWKSLSALERWAESHPTHVRIFGAAMKYLSTLGPAAKLRLYHEVTVARADEQLFEYVDCHPQTGMLNAVQTVEMA, from the coding sequence ATGGAATCAGCGATCCCTGCACATCTGCAAACTGCGCGAACGCGTCACCGCCGCGTCGGCGAGGACTATACGCCGCCCTACCCGTCATTCGTGGCGCGGCACAAGCCAAGCGTCACGCGGGTGGTGATGGCCTATTTCGGCATCCAATCCCGCGGTGCGCTCTCGGTAGCCGCGGAGCAGGCGTCGGCCCGGCTCGCTTCGGATTTCGCAGCCGCCGACGGCCCGTCCCATTGGGACCGCGCGAGCTATGTCGACGAGGCCGGCTTCACCAATTTCGTCACGGTGGCCTACTGGGACGAGCGGCAAAAGTTCGATCGCTGGTTTCCGGCCGCGCGCGAGCGCTGGACCGGCGGCCAGCGAACGAATGACGGCTTCGGGACCTTCATTGAGGCGCTTTACCCGTCCGTGGAAGGATATGAGACGCTGTTCTCTTCGCTCGGAAGGCCCGAAGGCGTCGCCGTTCTCGCCGACGGCATGAGCGGCGAGGTGCTGGAGCACGCCTATTGGGGCGGCATGCGCGATCGCATCCCGTTGTCCCAGACCAGCGAGATGGCTCCCTCAGGTTCCGCGCGAGCCATTCGCGACGGCGCGCGCATCCGGATCATCCCGCACGACAATCTCTGCCTGATCCGGTCGGGTCAGGATTGGGGCGATACCGAGGCCACTGAGCGCAAGATGTACCTCGGCGATGTCGAACCAGTGCTGCGCGCAGGCATGGATTTCCTCCGCGACCAGGGACGAGCGATCGGCTGCTATGCCAACCGTTACATGACCGTCATCGGCCCTGACGGCGCGAGAGTCGAAAAATCGTACGGCATGAGCTGGTGGAAGAGCCTGTCGGCGCTGGAGCGCTGGGCTGAATCGCACCCGACCCATGTCAGGATTTTCGGCGCCGCCATGAAATATCTGTCGACGCTCGGGCCGGCCGCAAAATTGCGACTCTACCACGAGGTCACCGTCGCCCGCGCCGACGAGCAGCTTTTCGAATATGTGGACTGTCATCCGCAAACCGGAATGCTGAACGCCGTGCAGACGGTGGAGATGGCCTGA